AGGCTTCAATCCTTTCTTGCGTGCTATTCTTTTGCTTGTTTCCAAAATCAGTTTATAGGGTTTTATTGTTGCTACTATTGTTCTCTATCTATAAACTTTCACCATATCAATGGATGGGCATATGAAGAAGAAACTCACTTGTGTTTTCAAACACTTGTGTTTGCAACAAGATGACGAGTGCCACTACTCTCTTCCCTTCAAGGTCGCCGGCTGCGATTGGTAAATAAAGGAAAACGATtacagagatttttttttgtaaataaaggTCCGTTTTCTGTAGTttggatatttgttttttcttggtGCAGGCGGCTTGTTGCTTTTCGCAAAAGAGATACGGATGGTGGCTACTTGTCCATGTATCTGGATCTCGCCCCTGGAACGCTCCCACCAGGATGGAGAAGAGACGTGAAGTTTAGCCTCACTCTCGTGACTAAGGGCTTGCCTAGTTTGACCAAAACATTAGGTGACTCTTCTGCATTTATGCTccttattaatcatattattttaacttGTATGTCCTTTTTTTGTGATGATGACAGGAGGGCAAGGCTGTTTCGATGCAGAGAATAACAGCTGTGGCTTTGAAGAGTTCTTGCCTCTTTCCAAACTTTGGAGATACCTGGATGATTACAGACTCACTATCATCGCTGAACTAGACGTTATCCCAGCTGTTGTGTTACCAGAGGAACCTGCACACATGATTATTAAACCATCTCTGAGCTGCAACCAAGCTTATGATGATGCATCTGTCAGTAGATCTCAGGTGGAGCAAGTGTCTTGTCAATTGGAGCAAAAAAATGAGAACCATGATTCAGATGAAAATGGTGGTAAATGGTTTAACACTGTGGCTTCTGTTAAGGAGATTCAACCTGTAAAGGAGACAACTAATGTCAACGGGTTTGAGGTTTTGTCTTCTCAGGTAATAATGGAACTTAAGGAGACTTGTGTTATTCCAAATCTCTGAAGCATGCTCTTTCTCATTAGCtttgtatatctttttttttcacctCGCAGGTAGAATCTGTGAAGCTTATATTCGAGAGACACCCAGACATCGCTGTGGAGTTTAACGCAAAGAACCAACATCTCAAGAACGCATGTATGAACTTCTTGCTAAGCTTAGTGGAGACGTTATGCCAGTCACTTGAGAAGCTCTCCAATGAAGATCTAGTGGAAGCAGACATTGCGTTGACATACTTGAAAGATGCAGGTTATAAGGTGGATTGGCTGGAGAAGAAGCTAGACCAACTAAAAGACAAAAAGGAGGGTGAGCAGTCTTGTTTGGCTCGGCTCCAAGAAATCGAGGAAAATCTACAGAAACTGAAGCAGAAGTGTTCAGAGCTGGATGTTCTTGCGGAGGAGGAGAAGACAGAGTTGTCAGCCACAAGAACTGCTCTGTCTTTCGATGATATTGTTTGATTGATGacttaattttgatttattaggCATTTTGGTGTTCTGATATCTTAGTTTCTTCACTGGTTTCTAAGTAGGCTTTTGCCACAAAGGTTTTTGCTTCTAACAACTTTGTTCTCTTACTGAGTTTCTTGACGAAACAGAGATTTCCCAAACTAAATAGATTTGCCTGAAACAGAGATCTTGGAGAGTTCATAGGCACTTGGAGTTGGAGTTCATCGACTAGATTTTGAAATGAGAATACGCCATATGTAAAAAGCttgtcatgtttttttttgtgaagcATTGAGGTGAGAGTGACACTTAAAGAGCAGCATGCTTTTTTGACAGAAAAATGTGGGTTTTACGATTTTTGGCGAGAAATGTGTATTTTACTATTGTACTGGGAAATATATTTTTGCGGTTTTAGCGGAAAATGTGTTTTCATAGTTTTGGCAAAAATGTGCTTTAGTTTTAGTGGGAATTTCTTTTACGATTTTGGTTGAAAATTgcatttttatggtttttggcaggaaatatattttttccgGTTTTAGTgagaaaattcatttttatgattttgacgaaaaatagaattattgtggttttagcaaaaaaaaaaatatttttatggttttggtagaaaactgtattttttggttttagaggAAATGTATTTTCTATTTTGGCAAAACAAAATTATAGTCTCGCCGTATTAGCAAAAAATACAGTTTCGAATTTTGTAAGAAATTAtatcataattatttatttttcttgaatatatatatttattagaataagagtaaattttttatatgttattttagaCCGGTTTATCTCTATCTAGATGCACCAATTAAACTCATATGGATGGACCAACTAGAATGAATCTTATTTTATgctcaaattttaaaattcatttggATGAATCATTTAAAATGCCCGTTTTTCACTAAACGAACATCAATTTCATCGCCATCCAGATAGACCCATCCTACTACGTACTCACCTTAGACAAAGGAAAGTTCATGTTTTGTGAATCTTCTACTGGTATAAGCTTTGTTTAAGTTGGAACTATTTTTATCAAGTGCCCGTAGTGTTCATTTTGGGATCAGTCTTAAACTTGTCTTGTTGATCAGGCATATTCTTGTTCTATTTTAAGTGTGTGCAGTGTTTGTTTCCGTCGTAACAGCCTTGAATTCTCTTGTTCACGCATTGTTCTTGTTTTACTTTTAACAAGTTTGCGTAGTGTTTGTTTTGGGATCAGCCTTGAACATTTCTTGTTGTTCAAGCAATGACCATGTTCTCTTTTGATCAAGTATATGTTGTGGTTGTTTTGGGATCAGCCTTGAACTTTTTATTGCTGTTCACGCATTGTtctattatatattacttaaaacttatttttatgAGATGTTGGAGAAACAGAACACTGTTTTGATGGAAAGACTACAACTTGGGGGATTTCCAGAAATGCTTCGTCTTTTCAAACTTCATGAGAATGATGGTGGATTTCTTGTGAATGGACAATTGATGATTATTGCAGAGTTAgatgtttttgaaattattGGCACTCATCAGATGATAATGCTGCTGAGTCTAATGATTCACTCAAGAAAACTTCACCTGTGAACAATGCCAATGGAACAAAACAGGTATGAAAACTAAAGTAAAGTTGAAGAGATGTTTGTTTTCACGGACAGAACTGGAAAACAGATTACTGTGTTCAGGTCTCCAAAGATTGATGTTTAATCTACATCTTTTTCTCCTTGTACGTTGAAAGTTCTGTAAAAAAGACCCTCCAAAGAAGAAACGTTGGTCAGAACAAGAGAAGAAATTATCGGGACTTTTGAGCAACGTTTTTAAACCGACCGTGGTTTTTGAATCGTGGGTCAGTAAGTCCTATTTGCAAGGCAAATTGTTGAACTTTATTTCTTGTTTAAACCGGTTTGATTCGGTACAATTTGGTTTCgtttggtttgaattaaattGGTTTGATACTTATTTGAATTTGTACTGCTTAACAAGCCCTTTCATTTCAACCCTAATTTTCTCTCACAGTCTTCGAGTCCACTGGAGACACTTTTCACAAACTTTGTAAATCCAATTCAGTTTCTAGGGTTTAGTTGTGCCTTGATGCTCTCACAACTCGATTCCCTAGCATCCTCTTCTTTAATGGGTGAGCGAGTTGAAAAGAGATATACTTGGGTTTTGAAAAACTTCTCAGATTTGCAAGCCGAGCCTACCTACTCTCTCCCTTTCGTCTTCGCCGGTTGCAATTGGAATATTATAGCTTACCCCAAGGGGTATGAGAAGTGCAGACACTTATCTCTGTTTCTGGGTATTGTAAATCCTGAATCTTTGCCATCAGGATGGAGAAGAGAATTGAAGTTTCGCCTCACTCTTGTTAACAAGCTTTGGAGTTGTGATACCAAAGTATTAGGTCAGTTTTGTCCATTGCaaagacaatatatatatattgtttgtcACCATTTGATGAGATtgttttgtgttgttgtttGTGTAAATCGCAGAAGGACAAAGTTGGTTCGATGCAAGTAGTAGCGCTTGGGGGTTTAAAGAGTTCATTCCCCTTTCAACAGTTCGTTTCAGAGATAATAAATTTCTGGTTGGTGACAAACTTGTTATTGTCGCTGAACTACACCTTTTTCCACTTGTTGTGGAAACTGTCAAGATTATTGAACCTCTGAGCTGCAATGAAGGAAGCCAAGTTGCTGCTGATGAATCTCGGAATGCTGCTGCATCATCTCAAGAGAAAGTAGACTTTGATGTCTCTCAGGACATTCCCTCTGTCGATGCATCTGAAGAGGGTTTGGATGATGATGCTGGGGCATCTCAAGAGGGCTCAGATGATGATGCTGGATCTGAAGAGGGTcaaaatgatgatgatgatgatgcttcaTCTCTTGTTTCTGAAGATGGAAGTAAGGAAAAAGGTCTCTTGAATCAATCAAATTCTTTGAAGGAGGGATCTCTAACAGTAGAAAATTGTGGTATGATGTCTAACAATGTGGCATCTGAGACTGAGGTTTCCAATGTAGATGATGCGCCTATAGAGGATccagaggatgatgatgatgtaatTGAACATGATCAGGGTGATGATAATGCTTCATCTCTTGCTTCCGGTGTTAGTGACAGAGATGTAGGTTCTCTAAACAAATTTGAGGGCACGTCTCAGAGAGAAGAGGATGGTGATATCAAGTGTGACAAGGTAGCATCTGTTACTGAGGCTTCCAATGATTTTCCGGAGAAGGTTCAACCAGTAAAGGAAACCAAATATGTTAATGGTTTTCAGGTTTTTTCTTCTCAGGTAAGAATGGTGAATATTTCTGGTTTTGTTTTCAGGTTTCAGCCTACACAATTATGTTCCAAAACAGTTTTACATTGTTCTCAACTGCAGGTAGAATCAGTGAGCCATATATTCAAAAGACACCCGGACATAGCATTAGAGTTCCGTCCAAAGAACCAAGAGATCAGAAGAGCTTACATGAATGAACTCCTTAGCCTAATTGAGATGCTGTGCCAGTCACCAGAGAAGCTCTCCGAGGATGATCTGAGCAATGCTGACGACACACTGGCTGATCTGATTGATGTCGGTTTTAAGTTGGATTGGCTGAAGATAAAGCTGGATGAGGTTtctgagaagaaaaagaaggaaaaggGTAGTGAGACTCGGCTACAAACAATGGAAGAACAGTTGCTGAAGCTGAAGCTTATGTTCTTGAATCTTGAAACTCAGCTG
The sequence above is drawn from the Raphanus sativus cultivar WK10039 chromosome 7, ASM80110v3, whole genome shotgun sequence genome and encodes:
- the LOC108817013 gene encoding MATH domain and coiled-coil domain-containing protein At3g58410; amino-acid sequence: MDGHMKKKLTCVFKHLCLQQDDECHYSLPFKVAGCDWRLVAFRKRDTDGGYLSMYLDLAPGTLPPGWRRDVKFSLTLVTKGLPSLTKTLGGQGCFDAENNSCGFEEFLPLSKLWRYLDDYRLTIIAELDVIPAVVLPEEPAHMIIKPSLSCNQAYDDASVSRSQVEQVSCQLEQKNENHDSDENGGKWFNTVASVKEIQPVKETTNVNGFEVLSSQVESVKLIFERHPDIAVEFNAKNQHLKNACMNFLLSLVETLCQSLEKLSNEDLVEADIALTYLKDAGYKVDWLEKKLDQLKDKKEGEQSCLARLQEIEENLQKLKQKCSELDVLAEEEKTELSATRTALSFDDIV
- the LOC108817010 gene encoding MATH domain and coiled-coil domain-containing protein At3g58270; the encoded protein is MLSQLDSLASSSLMGERVEKRYTWVLKNFSDLQAEPTYSLPFVFAGCNWNIIAYPKGYEKCRHLSLFLGIVNPESLPSGWRRELKFRLTLVNKLWSCDTKVLEGQSWFDASSSAWGFKEFIPLSTVRFRDNKFLVGDKLVIVAELHLFPLVVETVKIIEPLSCNEGSQVAADESRNAAASSQEKVDFDVSQDIPSVDASEEGLDDDAGASQEGSDDDAGSEEGQNDDDDDASSLVSEDGSKEKGLLNQSNSLKEGSLTVENCGMMSNNVASETEVSNVDDAPIEDPEDDDDVIEHDQGDDNASSLASGVSDRDVGSLNKFEGTSQREEDGDIKCDKVASVTEASNDFPEKVQPVKETKYVNGFQVFSSQVESVSHIFKRHPDIALEFRPKNQEIRRAYMNELLSLIEMLCQSPEKLSEDDLSNADDTLADLIDVGFKLDWLKIKLDEVSEKKKKEKGSETRLQTMEEQLLKLKLMFLNLETQLQKEKEEALAARAPLSFNDVVY